Below is a genomic region from Jiangella gansuensis DSM 44835.
GGCGCCGGTGCAGATGGAGACCATCCGGGTGCCGGGCCGGATGCGTGCGAACGCCGCGGCCAAGTCGGGCGGCAGCGTGCCGTGCCGGGAGATGCTCGTCGTCTCGTACGAGGCGGGGACGACGACGGTGTCGGCCCGCTCCACCGCTTCGGGCCCGTGCCGCACGACCACGTCGAAATCGGCGTCGGTGCGTACCGTGCCGGGTTCGACGGCCCAGGTGACGACCCGGTAGAGGCGCGCGCGGTCGGCGCCGCGAGCGATGCCGAAGATGCGTGCCGGGATGGACAACTCGAACGGGATGACGCCGGGACGCGCCAGCACGGCGACGCGGTGGACCATGGCCCGATTCTTACACAGTGTGGCAGCCGGGCCACTGGCGACGGCCGAACCGCTACCGCAGGATCAGCGGGTGACCCAGACCGTCCCGGGCCGTGCCCCACGCGACATCGAGCGCACGCCACGCATCCACCGGGCCTGGTGGGTGGCGCTGGTCGCGTTCGTCGCGCTGGTGGGAGCGGCCGCCTTCCGCGCGACACCGAGCGTGATGATCGAGCCGTTCCACCAGGAGTTCGGCTGGTCGCACGGCACCATCTCGTTCGCGATCTCGGTGAACATCATGCTCTACGGGCTGACGTCACCGTTCGCGGCCGCGCTGATGGAACGGTTCGGCATGCGGCGGGTGGTGGCGGCGGCACTGGCGCTGGTGTCCGCCGGCAGCGGGCTGACCGTGTTCATGTCGGCGAGCTGGCAGCTGGTGCTGTGCTGGGGCCTGCTGGTCGGCCTGGGAACCGGCTCGATGGCGCTGGCCTTCGTCGCGACCGTGACCGACCGGTGGTTCGTGGCGCGGCGCGGGCTGGTGTCGGGCATCCTCACCGCGGGGACGGCGGCCGGTCAGCTGGTCTTCCTGCCGCTGCTGGCGGTCGTGGTCGACGACCACGGCTGGCGGCCGGCGTCGCTGACGGTGTCGGCGGTGGCGCTGGCAGCGGTGCCGCTGGTGGTCCTGCTGCTGCGGGACCGGCCCGAGGACGTGGGGCTGACGGCGTACGGCGCCACCGGCCCGGCGCTGCATGTCGCGCCGGCGACGGGTGCGGGCCGGCGGGCGGTGACGGCGCTCACCTCCGCGGCCCGAACCGGCACGTTCTGGCTGCTCGCCGGGACGTTCGCGATCTGCGGCGCGTCGACCAACGGGCTGGTCGGCACCCACTTCGTGCCGGCGGCCCACGACCACGGCATGCCGGTGACGACGGCGGCGGGCCTGCTCGCCGTCGTCGGGATATTCGACCTGGTCGGGACCATCGCGTCGGGCTGGCTGACCGACCGGTTCGACCCGCGGCTGCTGCTGGCGGTGTACTACGCGCTGCGCGGTGTGTCGCTGACGGTGCTGCCGCTGTTGCTCGCCGACCAGGTGCATCCGCCGATGCTGTTCTTCATCGTCTTCTACGGCTTGGATTGGGTGGCGACGGTGCCGCCCACCATCGCGCTGTGCCGGGAGCATTTCGGCGCGTCCGGGCCGATCGTGTTCGGGTGGGTGCTGGCGTCGCATCAGATCGGCGCGGCCCTGGTGGCCTTCGGCGCCGGGCTGACCCGCGACCACTTCGGCAGCTACGACCTGGCATGGATCATCGCCGGAGCGCTGTGCGCCATGGCGGCGGCGATGTCGCTGGCAATCCGGCGCGGGGCGGTGCCGGCTGCCGCCCCGTCATCCGGCTGACCGTCGGCGCGGACCGCCTCGGCGATGCGGCGGGTGGCGCGGCTGGCCCGCTGCCGGGCTGCGGCCCAGCTGAGCCCGTGGCGGGCGGCCGCGGCGCTGCCACCGGCCCGGCCCGGTGCGGGCGCGTAGATGTCGACGACGAGATTGGCGTCCTCGGTGGTGATGACCCCGCCCTCGACGGCCCAGGCGAGCAGCTGGATCAGCTCGAGATCGGCCGGTGCGGCGACTGCGGCTGCGCCGTCGGCGGGGTGCAGCTCGTCCGGCGCGGACGGGATCTCGTGGCGCTGGTGCGCGAGGTCGGCGACGGTGAGGCGGAGGGTGTCCATGGCGATGTTCGCCGCCACCTTCACCGGCCGCCGCTGGACCGGATACGCCGCCACGACCGACCAGAGCGCGGTGACGGCGGCCTGCTCCAGGCTGGCGCGCGAGTCGCGGCCGGTGTGCGTCGCGGCGATCCGGACCGCCTTGCCGAGCATGAGCTGGAACACCGTTCGCAACGCGAGCGTGTCGCCGGCCTGGCCGCGACGCAGCAGCGCGAGCAGCACGGTGTCGGGACGGGTCCGGGTGGCCCGCTCGACGTCACTCAACGACGCGCAACCGGCCAGACCAGCCTCCCGCCGTCCCCACGCGGCGACGGCAGCGGGCGTGGCGGGGTCGGCGCACAGCCGGGCCCACTCGGCGTTGAGCTGCCCGACCACGCTGGTGTCGGTGCGGCGGGGTGCGGTCGTGGCGGACATCGGCGGCTACCTCCCGGGGGTGGTCGCCGTCCACGCTGGTCGAGGGCACTTGCCCGCAGACTTGCCCGGGCGGTCCGAATCCCAGGTCAGGCGCTTGCCCGCGGGCGGGCGGTCTTGCCCGGCGGCTGGTAGGAGAGACTGTGCGGCATGAGTCTGAGGGTGGCGGTGATCGGCGCGGCCGGTCGGATGGGTCAGCAGGTGTGCCGGGCGGTCGACGACGCCGAGGACCTGGAACTGGTCGGGCGGTTCGACGCCGGCGACGAACTCGGTGATCTGGCCGGCGCGGAGGTTGCGGTCGACTTCACCGTGCCCGACGCGACGCTGGGCCACGTGCTGCACTGTGTGGCGCAGGGTGTCCACGCGGTCGTCGGCACCACGGGCTGGAACGACGAGTCCCTCCACCAGGTGCGCGCCGCGCTGGCCGTGCAACCCGGAGTCGGTGTGCTCATCGCGCCCAACTTCGCCATCGGCGCCGTGCTCACCATGCGCTTCGCTGCACAGGCGGCCCGCTTCTACGAGTCGGTCGAGATCGTGGAGCTGCACCACCCGGACAAGGTCGACGCGCCCAGCGGCACCGCCGTGCGGACGGCGCAGCTGATCGCCGCGGCGAGGCAGGAGGCCGGCGTGCCGGCCGCGCCCGACGCCACGTCGGCGGCGCTGGACGGCGCCCGGGGCGCTCGGGTCGAGGGCGTGCCGGTGCATGCCGTGCGGCTGCGTGGCCTGGTCGCGCACGAGGAAGTGCTGCTGGGTACCGCGGGCGAGACACTGACCATCCGGCACGACTCCTTCGACCGGTCGTCGTTCATGCCGGGGGTGCTGGCCGGGGTCCGCGGCGTAGCGGAACACCCGGGGCTCTCGGTGGGGCTCGAGGAGTACCTCGACCTGTGAACGGGGCACGGCGAGACCGCATCTGGGCCGTCGGCATGGCCGTGCTGGTGGGCGCTCTCCTGGTCCTCGTGGTCTGGCGCGGCACGCTGCTGCTCGGCTCCGGTTCCGCGGCCGGCGTCGGGATCGGCATGGCGGTCGTGGCCATCGCGCTGGTCGGGGCGTGGGTCCTCTGGCGGTCGGTGCGGTTCGGGATGCTGATGCAGCGGCTGGCTCGCGAGCTCGAACAGGAGGGCGGCCTGCCCGTGGACGACCTGCCGCGCCGGCCGAGTGGCCGGGCCGACCGCGCCGCCGCGGATGCGCTCTTCGAGCAGCGGCGCGCCGAGGCCGAGGCCAGCCCGGACGACTGGCGCGCCTGGTTCCGGCTGGCGCTCGCGTACGACGACGCCGGCGACCGCGCTCGCGCCCGCCAGGCAGCGCGGAAGGCGATCACCCTGCACGGCTCGACCAGCTGATCGACCCCGGGCCCTTCTCACGCGGGCGGAAAACCGGCAGGGTGGGGGCAGTCATGCCGACGAGAGACGGGTGATGGTCATGCGGAGGATGCGCCGATCGGCAACTGCGATCCTGATCGGGACGCTGGCGGTCTCGGGAGCCGGGCTCGCGCAGGCCGCCGACCGCGGCCGGCCCTCCGAGCCGCCGCCCAAGACCCCCGTGGCCACGGGGTACGGCGGAGCGGTCTCGACCGTCGACGCCGACGCGACGGCGGCCGGGCTGTCGGTGCTGCGTCGCGGCGGCACCGCCGCCGACGCCGCCGTTGCGGCCGCCGCGGCACTGGGTGTCACCGAGCCGTTCTCGGCCGGCGTCGGCGGTGGCGGGTTCTTCGTCCATTACGACGCCCGCACCGGTGAGGTGCGGACCCTCGACGGCCGCGAGACGGCACCGGCGACGGCCACCGAGGAACTGTTCCTCGACCCCGCGACGGGACAGCCGCTGGCCTTCCCCGACGCCCGGGTGAGCGGCCTGTCGGTCGGAACCCCCGGCACCCTCGCCACCTGGGACGAAGCACTGGACCGGTGGGGGCGGTTCTCGCTCGCCCGCAACCTCCGCCCGGCCATCGACCTGGCCGAGGACGGGTTCGTCGTCGACGAGACGTTCCGGTCGCAGGTCGAGGCCAACGCCGCCATCTTCGCCGACTTCCCGGCCTCGGCCGAGCTGTACCTGCCCGGCGGCGAGCCTCCGGCGGTCGGCACCACGCTGCCCAACCCGGACCTCGCCGACACGTATCGCGCCATCGCCCGGCACGGCATCGACCTCTTCTACGAGGGGCCCATCGCCGCCGACATCGCGGCCACCGTGCAGGACCCGCCGGTGCGCGACGACGCCACGCGCGTCGTGCGTCCCGGCGACCTCAGCACCGACGACCTCGCCGCGTACGAGGTCGTCGAGCGCGACCCGACCCTGGTCGACTACCGCGGCCTGCAGGTCTACGGCATGGCGCCGCCGTCGTCGGGCGGTTCCACCGTCGGCGAGGCGTTGAACATCCTGGAGTCGTTCGACCTGGCGGCCATGGACGAGGCCACCGCGTTGCACCACTACCTGGAGGCCAGCGCCCTCGCCTTCGCCGATCGCAACCGCTACGTCGGCGACCCGGACGCCGTCGACGTCCCGCTGGCGCAGCTGCTGTCGCAGGAGTTCGCCGACGAGCGGGCGTGCCTCCTGGACTCCGCCACGGCGGCGCCGAAGCCGGTCCCGCCCGGTGTCCCGGACGGCGACTACGCCGAGTGCGTTCCCGCCGGCGCCGACGGGTACGCCGTCGATGACGCCGGCTCCACCACCCACCTGACCACCGCCGACCGCTGGGGCAACGTGGTGGCGTACACGCTGACCATCGAGCAGACCGGCGGCAGCGGCATGGCCGTGCCGGGTCGCGGGTTCCTGCTGAACAACGAGCTCACCGACTTCAATTTCGCGCCCACGCAGGGGAGCGCGCCGGACCCGAACCTGCCCGGCCCGAACAAGCGGCCGCGCTCGTCCATGGCGCCCACCATCGTGCTGGACGACGGCGAACCGTTCCTGGCCGTCGGCAGCCCCGGCGGCGCCACCATCATCGGAACGGTGCTACAGACACTGATCAACCGGGTCGACCGCGGCATGGACCTGCCTGACGCCATAGCGGCGGCCCGGCTGACACAGCCGAACAGCCCGAACACGTCGGCCGAGCCGGCCATCGCGGACGGACCGCTCGGCGCCGCGCTCGAAGGCTTCGGCCACACCCTGGTGTCCACGCCCGAGATCGGCGCCGCGACCGGCATCGAGTTCCTCGACCACCGGCGCATCCAGGCCGCCGCCGAACCGGTCCGCCGCGGTGGCGGCAGCGCCGGCGTGGTGGTGCCGCAGCGCTGGCCCCGGCCGTGACCGCTGATTCGGCGCAACCGTGTGGCGTCGCGCACTGATCTTTGTGACAATGGAGACCTGAGGGGAGTACTTGTCGACCTCACCCGGTCATCCCGGACCGTCCGAGCGGTCCTCGGGTAGGCCGCCCGCCTCGCCGCGGGCGTAGGAGACCTCGAACGTGATGGTTCGAGGAGGCTCCATGCCCGTACTGGCTGCCGATACCGCGTCGAGCGGGAGTTCGATCGCGTCGCCGGGTCTGTGGGCGGTCAGCATCGCCGTCCTGCTGGCCCTGCTTGTGGTCGACTTCGTGGTGACCCGCAAGCCGCACGAGGTCTCGATGCGTGAAGCGGTGGGTTGGTCGGTCTTCTACCTGGCGCTGCCATTCGTCTTCGCCGGGTACATCTGGGCGGAGTACGGCGGCCCGCAGGGCCTGGAGTTCGTCACCGGCTTCGTCGTCGAGAAGTCGCTGTCGGTGGACAACCTGTTCGTGTTCATGCTGATCCTGTCGGCCTTCGCGGTGCCTGCGGAGCTGCAGCAACGGGTGCTGCTCTACGGCATCGTCGGCGCGCTCGTGCTGCGGGCGATCTTCATCGCCGCCGGCGCCGCGATGCTCCAGGCGGGCACGTGGGCGTTCCTTGTGTTCGGTGCGGTGCTGTTCATCACCGCGGTCCGGGTGTTCCGGGACGCCGTGCGCCACCAGGAACCGATCGGCGACGTGTCGGAGATGAGGGTGGTGCGGGCCCTGCGGCGATGGATGCCGGTGACGGACTCGTACCGCGGCGCGAAGCTCACGGTCCGCGACGGTGGCCGCCGCGCCTTGACCCCGCTGGCGGTCGTGGTGGTGGCGGTGTTCGCCACCGACGTCGTCTTCGCCGTGGATTCCGTGCCTGCGGTGTACGGCATCACCGAAGACCCGTACCTGGTGTTCACCACCAACGCCTTCGCTCTGCTGGGGCTGCGGGCCCTGTACTTCGTCCTTGCGGTGGCGCTGTCCAGGCTGACCTACCTCAACCACGGGCTCGCGGTCATCCTCGCGTTCATCAGCGTGAAACTGGTTCTGCACTGGGCCCACGGCGTCTGGCCGGCCGTCCCGGAGATCCCGACGACGGCCTCGCTGATCGTCATCGTCCTGGTCCTCGCCACGGTGATCGTCGCCAGCCTGCGAAGGCGGGAGGACACCGCGGCGCTGGCCGCCCCGGCCGATCGAGGTGAATCACGATGAGCTACGTCATCGACGTCCTGGCCGCCGTCCTGATCCTGGCCGCACTGGTCATCACCTGCGCGGCTCTGTCCACCGGCCCGCCGCGGGAGCACCGCCACCGAGGCCATGGACACGGCCATGGCCATGGCCATGGCCGGAACCGTCCGGCCTAGCTGACGGCGCGCAGGATCGCCGTCGTGGCGGCCGCGACGACGATCACGACGAGGAACGACTGGCGCAGGATCAGCGCGACAACGGCGGCGGCCATGCCGGCGAGCATCCACACGTCCACGCCGAGCCGGCCGCCGTCGTCGAACAGCTCGACCGCGATCAGCCCGGCGAGCATCGCCACCGGCAGGAACGCCGCCACCCGGCGTACGTCCGGACGCTCCAGCACGGCCGGCGGCAGCGACACTCCGGCCAGCTTGAGCAGGTAGCAGCCGACGGCGGCGGTGATGACGGCAACCCAGATCATGTGTCTCCCTTCGTGGCCCGCCCCGGGAACAGGCCTGCGACGACGGCGACCGGCGCGGCCGCGAGGACCGGAATCCCGGCCGGTGCCAGCGGGATCAGCGCCGTCGCCACCAGCGCGCCCCCGGCCGCCACCCACCGGGCCTGCCGCTCGCGCAGCCTGGGCCACATCAGCGCGAGGAACGACGCGGGCACCATGGCGTCCAGCCCCAGCGTGGCCGGGTCGCCGATGGCCGAGCCGCCCACGGCCCCGGCCAGCGTCCCGGCGTTCCACAACACGAACAGCAGCGCACCGGTGATC
It encodes:
- a CDS encoding MFS transporter, encoding MARFLHSVAAGPLATAEPLPQDQRVTQTVPGRAPRDIERTPRIHRAWWVALVAFVALVGAAAFRATPSVMIEPFHQEFGWSHGTISFAISVNIMLYGLTSPFAAALMERFGMRRVVAAALALVSAGSGLTVFMSASWQLVLCWGLLVGLGTGSMALAFVATVTDRWFVARRGLVSGILTAGTAAGQLVFLPLLAVVVDDHGWRPASLTVSAVALAAVPLVVLLLRDRPEDVGLTAYGATGPALHVAPATGAGRRAVTALTSAARTGTFWLLAGTFAICGASTNGLVGTHFVPAAHDHGMPVTTAAGLLAVVGIFDLVGTIASGWLTDRFDPRLLLAVYYALRGVSLTVLPLLLADQVHPPMLFFIVFYGLDWVATVPPTIALCREHFGASGPIVFGWVLASHQIGAALVAFGAGLTRDHFGSYDLAWIIAGALCAMAAAMSLAIRRGAVPAAAPSSG
- the dapB gene encoding 4-hydroxy-tetrahydrodipicolinate reductase, with the protein product MSLRVAVIGAAGRMGQQVCRAVDDAEDLELVGRFDAGDELGDLAGAEVAVDFTVPDATLGHVLHCVAQGVHAVVGTTGWNDESLHQVRAALAVQPGVGVLIAPNFAIGAVLTMRFAAQAARFYESVEIVELHHPDKVDAPSGTAVRTAQLIAAARQEAGVPAAPDATSAALDGARGARVEGVPVHAVRLRGLVAHEEVLLGTAGETLTIRHDSFDRSSFMPGVLAGVRGVAEHPGLSVGLEEYLDL
- the ggt gene encoding gamma-glutamyltransferase: MRRSATAILIGTLAVSGAGLAQAADRGRPSEPPPKTPVATGYGGAVSTVDADATAAGLSVLRRGGTAADAAVAAAAALGVTEPFSAGVGGGGFFVHYDARTGEVRTLDGRETAPATATEELFLDPATGQPLAFPDARVSGLSVGTPGTLATWDEALDRWGRFSLARNLRPAIDLAEDGFVVDETFRSQVEANAAIFADFPASAELYLPGGEPPAVGTTLPNPDLADTYRAIARHGIDLFYEGPIAADIAATVQDPPVRDDATRVVRPGDLSTDDLAAYEVVERDPTLVDYRGLQVYGMAPPSSGGSTVGEALNILESFDLAAMDEATALHHYLEASALAFADRNRYVGDPDAVDVPLAQLLSQEFADERACLLDSATAAPKPVPPGVPDGDYAECVPAGADGYAVDDAGSTTHLTTADRWGNVVAYTLTIEQTGGSGMAVPGRGFLLNNELTDFNFAPTQGSAPDPNLPGPNKRPRSSMAPTIVLDDGEPFLAVGSPGGATIIGTVLQTLINRVDRGMDLPDAIAAARLTQPNSPNTSAEPAIADGPLGAALEGFGHTLVSTPEIGAATGIEFLDHRRIQAAAEPVRRGGGSAGVVVPQRWPRP
- a CDS encoding TerC/Alx family metal homeostasis membrane protein, which gives rise to MPVLAADTASSGSSIASPGLWAVSIAVLLALLVVDFVVTRKPHEVSMREAVGWSVFYLALPFVFAGYIWAEYGGPQGLEFVTGFVVEKSLSVDNLFVFMLILSAFAVPAELQQRVLLYGIVGALVLRAIFIAAGAAMLQAGTWAFLVFGAVLFITAVRVFRDAVRHQEPIGDVSEMRVVRALRRWMPVTDSYRGAKLTVRDGGRRALTPLAVVVVAVFATDVVFAVDSVPAVYGITEDPYLVFTTNAFALLGLRALYFVLAVALSRLTYLNHGLAVILAFISVKLVLHWAHGVWPAVPEIPTTASLIVIVLVLATVIVASLRRREDTAALAAPADRGESR
- a CDS encoding AzlD domain-containing protein, whose protein sequence is MIWVAVITAAVGCYLLKLAGVSLPPAVLERPDVRRVAAFLPVAMLAGLIAVELFDDGGRLGVDVWMLAGMAAAVVALILRQSFLVVIVVAAATTAILRAVS